A genomic segment from Myxococcota bacterium encodes:
- a CDS encoding 30S ribosomal protein S1, whose amino-acid sequence TWEFADDDGVARIQVGQKVDVLVEQAENEDGVIVLSKEKADRLRVWDHLQSAYDNSEVVEGVINGRVKGGLSVNLKGVKAFLPGSQVDLRPVRNLDRMIGEPHKFKIIKFNKRRGNIVLSRRALLETERQSLRQKTLEILKEGLVVEGIVKNITDYGAFIDLGGIDGLLHITDMSWGRISHPSEVFQVGDQVRVRVLKFDPETERVSLGLKQTQPDPWVSIGDRYPIGLRIRGKVVSLADYGAFVELEPGIEGLIHISEMSWTKRVKHPSKVVAIGDEVDVLVLEVDPQNRKISLGMKQTEPNPWSLLEERYPPGTKVRGVVRNVTNFGVFVGIEDGIDGLIHVSDISWTQKIRDPKELFKKGDELEAVVLKVDTDSEKFSLGLKQLQPNPWDEVPRKYPVGSKIKGKVTSIADFGVFVEVEEGIEGLVYASEVGRNVENISDVVKVGDEVEALVVRVDAAEQKIALSMRAIHEREERAAIKRVAAQTGTQKATLGDLFSSDALSKLRGGGSQGSGGGGDS is encoded by the coding sequence CCACCTGGGAGTTCGCCGACGACGACGGAGTCGCGCGCATCCAGGTCGGCCAGAAGGTCGACGTCCTCGTCGAGCAGGCCGAGAACGAGGACGGAGTCATCGTCCTCTCCAAGGAGAAGGCCGACCGGCTGCGGGTGTGGGACCACCTGCAGAGCGCCTACGACAACTCCGAGGTCGTCGAGGGAGTCATCAACGGGCGCGTGAAGGGCGGCCTGTCGGTCAACCTGAAGGGCGTCAAAGCCTTCCTGCCCGGGTCGCAGGTCGACCTGCGGCCGGTGCGCAATCTCGACCGCATGATCGGCGAGCCGCACAAGTTCAAGATCATCAAGTTCAACAAGCGCCGCGGGAACATCGTGCTCTCGCGCCGCGCGCTGCTCGAGACCGAGCGCCAGTCACTCCGCCAGAAGACACTCGAGATCCTGAAAGAGGGCCTCGTGGTCGAGGGCATCGTCAAGAACATCACCGACTACGGTGCGTTCATCGACCTGGGCGGGATCGACGGCCTGTTGCACATCACCGACATGTCGTGGGGCCGCATCTCGCATCCCAGCGAGGTGTTCCAGGTCGGCGACCAGGTGCGCGTGCGCGTGCTGAAGTTCGACCCCGAGACCGAGCGCGTGTCGCTGGGCCTCAAGCAGACGCAGCCCGACCCGTGGGTCTCGATCGGCGACCGCTACCCGATCGGCCTGCGCATCCGCGGCAAGGTCGTGTCACTGGCCGACTACGGCGCGTTCGTCGAGCTCGAGCCCGGCATCGAGGGCCTGATCCACATCTCCGAGATGAGCTGGACCAAGCGCGTGAAGCACCCCTCGAAGGTGGTCGCGATCGGCGACGAGGTCGACGTGCTCGTGCTCGAGGTCGACCCGCAGAACCGGAAGATCTCGCTCGGCATGAAGCAGACCGAGCCCAACCCGTGGAGCCTGCTCGAGGAGCGCTATCCGCCCGGCACCAAGGTGCGCGGCGTGGTGCGCAACGTCACGAACTTCGGCGTGTTCGTCGGCATCGAGGATGGCATCGACGGCCTGATCCACGTGTCCGACATCTCGTGGACGCAGAAGATCCGCGACCCCAAGGAGCTGTTCAAGAAGGGCGACGAGCTCGAGGCGGTGGTCCTCAAGGTGGACACCGACAGCGAGAAGTTCTCGCTCGGCCTGAAGCAGCTGCAGCCGAACCCGTGGGACGAAGTCCCGCGCAAGTACCCGGTGGGCTCCAAGATCAAGGGCAAGGTCACGAGCATCGCCGACTTCGGCGTGTTCGTGGAAGTCGAAGAGGGCATCGAGGGCCTGGTCTACGCCTCCGAGGTCGGCCGCAACGTCGAGAACATCTCGGACGTGGTGAAGGTCGGCGACGAGGTCGAGGCCCTGGTGGTGCGCGTCGACGCGGCCGAGCAGAAGATCGCCCTGTCGATGCGCGCGATCCACGAGCGCGAGGAGCGCGCCGCGATCAAGCGCGTCGCCGCCCAGACGGGCACGCAGAAGGCGACTCTCGGCGACCTGTTCTCGTCCGACGCACTCTCCAAGCTGCGGGGCGGTGGCTCCCAGGGCTCGGGCGGCGGCGGGGATTCGTGA
- a CDS encoding integration host factor subunit beta, giving the protein MTKSDLIERVAVKVPHISKKDTETVVNTIFDCMTESLRKGDRIEIRGFGSFQVKVREAREGRNPKTGEEVKIPAKRTPFFKVGKELKERIEAKRKQEVGGAGARPSAGAVPRS; this is encoded by the coding sequence ATGACCAAGAGTGACCTGATCGAGCGGGTCGCGGTCAAGGTGCCGCACATCTCGAAGAAGGACACGGAGACCGTGGTCAACACGATCTTCGACTGCATGACTGAGTCACTGCGCAAGGGCGACCGCATCGAGATACGCGGCTTCGGCAGCTTCCAGGTCAAGGTGCGCGAGGCGCGCGAGGGCCGGAACCCGAAGACGGGCGAGGAAGTGAAGATCCCCGCGAAGCGCACGCCGTTCTTCAAGGTGGGCAAGGAGCTCAAGGAACGGATCGAGGCCAAGCGGAAGCAGGAAGTCGGGGGGGCGGGCGCGCGACCGAGCGCCGGCGCAGTCCCCCGCTCCTAG
- a CDS encoding HIT domain-containing protein translates to MSAAEDARRPLWAPWRIEYVEHARDPRHCIFCDSEEQVEDRARLILHRGKSAFVLLNRYPYSPGHLMVAPFVHSGRIGELDPATQAELMGLLGRSARILESTYNCDGLNVGANLGAAAGAGFAEHLHFHLVPRWRGDVNFMTTVGEIRVIPTHIERTFDELAPAFAELAR, encoded by the coding sequence ATGAGCGCCGCCGAGGACGCGCGTCGGCCGCTCTGGGCGCCGTGGCGCATCGAGTACGTCGAGCACGCCCGCGATCCGCGCCACTGCATCTTCTGTGACTCGGAAGAGCAGGTCGAGGACCGCGCGCGGCTGATCCTGCACCGCGGCAAGAGCGCCTTCGTGCTCCTGAACCGCTACCCGTACTCGCCCGGTCACCTGATGGTCGCCCCGTTCGTGCACTCGGGGCGGATCGGCGAGCTGGACCCGGCGACCCAGGCCGAGCTCATGGGCCTGTTGGGGCGCTCGGCACGCATCCTCGAGTCGACCTACAATTGCGACGGGCTGAACGTGGGCGCGAACCTGGGCGCCGCCGCCGGCGCGGGGTTCGCCGAGCATCTGCACTTCCACCTCGTGCCGCGCTGGAGGGGCGACGTGAACTTCATGACCACCGTCGGGGAGATTCGGGTGATTCCGACCCACATCGAGCGCACGTTCGACGAGCTGGCGCCGGCGTTCGCGGAGCTCGCGCGATGA
- a CDS encoding LapA family protein — translation MRSWLSVTFGVLLAALLVYVVISNNDIVIVTLPLVKWPTKLWSAMVASAVVGAGATLLLTSWPLLRLKLQSRKHTRRIAQLEQEVHGLRTLPIASETAAAPSSVQKV, via the coding sequence ATGAGGAGCTGGCTGTCGGTGACTTTCGGCGTGCTGCTCGCCGCGCTGCTCGTGTACGTGGTGATCAGCAACAACGACATCGTGATCGTGACGCTGCCGCTGGTGAAGTGGCCCACCAAGCTCTGGTCGGCGATGGTCGCCTCCGCGGTGGTCGGCGCGGGGGCGACGCTCCTGCTCACGAGCTGGCCGCTGCTCCGGCTGAAGCTGCAGTCACGCAAGCACACGCGCCGCATCGCGCAGCTCGAGCAAGAGGTGCACGGCCTGCGCACCCTGCCGATCGCGAGCGAAACCGCGGCGGCCCCCTCGAGCGTACAGAAGGTCTAG
- a CDS encoding tetratricopeptide repeat protein, protein MRDWLRWGRPSKPAPERTATAQLRSALHLVLAGDLPAAEAQLAEAARLDSSSSDVYLALANLYRLRGDIGRAIQVHQNLLLRPDISDELRREALLGLALDFRAGGFLKRAGASFEDLLRLEPGNLQALRALERIKIDSGDWEGAVQIRNQIGSRDPATPKVLAHLWTGHGRGRAARGIEAEARRAFKRAVAQDPDCAEAYVALGDQRFREGSTKKAIGLFRRALGLHPAIGRLLYPRLYESYEKLGDMAGLERLLRERMDVEPEDADAALWLARAIAAQSRADEALAHLQRLLDRAPAQLALHAEIGRVLLRENRELEARKAFEELLERLPTEPRALACRSCGAQDLVLHFRCPQCGEWDSFS, encoded by the coding sequence TTGCGCGACTGGCTGCGCTGGGGTCGCCCGAGCAAGCCTGCGCCGGAACGCACCGCGACTGCGCAGCTGCGCAGCGCCCTGCACCTGGTGCTGGCGGGTGACTTGCCCGCTGCCGAGGCGCAGCTGGCCGAGGCCGCACGGCTCGATTCATCGTCGTCCGACGTGTATCTCGCCCTGGCCAACCTGTACCGGCTGCGCGGCGACATCGGACGCGCGATCCAGGTGCACCAGAACCTGCTGCTCAGGCCCGACATCTCCGACGAGCTGCGGCGCGAGGCGCTGCTCGGCCTGGCGCTCGATTTCCGCGCCGGCGGGTTTCTCAAGCGCGCGGGCGCGTCGTTCGAGGACCTGCTGCGGCTCGAGCCGGGCAACCTGCAAGCGCTGCGCGCGCTCGAGCGCATCAAGATCGACAGCGGTGACTGGGAGGGCGCGGTGCAGATCCGCAACCAGATCGGCTCGCGCGATCCCGCCACGCCCAAGGTGCTCGCCCATCTGTGGACCGGTCACGGCCGCGGGCGCGCGGCGCGCGGCATCGAGGCCGAGGCGCGGCGCGCCTTCAAGCGCGCCGTCGCGCAGGACCCCGACTGCGCCGAGGCCTACGTGGCGCTCGGCGACCAACGCTTCCGCGAGGGCAGCACCAAGAAGGCGATCGGGCTGTTCCGGCGCGCGCTCGGCCTGCATCCCGCGATCGGCCGGCTCTTGTACCCGCGCCTGTACGAGTCGTACGAGAAGCTCGGCGACATGGCCGGACTCGAGAGACTGCTGCGCGAGCGCATGGACGTGGAGCCCGAAGACGCCGACGCGGCGCTCTGGCTGGCGCGCGCGATCGCGGCGCAGTCACGCGCCGACGAGGCGCTCGCGCACCTGCAGCGGCTGCTCGACCGCGCGCCGGCCCAGCTCGCGCTGCACGCCGAGATCGGGCGGGTGCTGTTGCGCGAGAACCGCGAGCTCGAGGCGCGCAAGGCGTTCGAGGAGCTGCTCGAGCGCCTGCCCACGGAGCCGCGCGCGCTGGCCTGCCGCAGCTGCGGTGCGCAGGACCTGGTGCTGCACTTCCGTTGCCCGCAGTGCGGGGAGTGGGACAGCTTCAGCTGA
- a CDS encoding PAS domain S-box protein, with amino-acid sequence MLRRLARLLRGRAVPPLPGLQAILEATPNLIGISVDDRVVYANGASQKLLGLGTRRELLGRSIYGFIHPDDRTRVQAAIEQMLRTGLSVRFFEVRFVAQDGEVIDLEVWLAPIQYRGQRAILMHGRDERARRRAEAELRENEARYRLLAENSWDIVSEYTAEGKLVWVSPSIERVLGYTPQQWAREMALGIERLTHPDDLPLAAAQFEDCQLRPTVELVQRVRHADGEWRWLETHGQSFTSPEGRRHMVMTTRDVTEERRAVDALRESEKRFQSLARAVPVGIFRIDHRGRHVYLNERWAELTGVPVAQALGTIGNGPLHPEDAAKIIDLSRKALAEGRPLVLEQRIVRPDGEVRWILNQSLPEFRPDGRFAGWVGTLTDLSEKKASERALAESEERLRLALEGADMCTWEWDAPGATVRWSPNAARIFGLPEGQPMPGSPEGVFALVHPDDLEAARTFAFERTQQGETFDVEFRLCPRPGGETRWLLMRGHGIAGRSGSAVGVVAEVTQRRRLAEERGELEARLRESQRLESLGLLAGGVAHDFNNLLVGILGNSELALERSISDPVLRESLEEIQRSGERAAGLVRQILAFAGRERIELEPLDLRGLVDDTLALLRASLPARAKIDWLPPAAPACVEGDATQLRQVLMNLLTNACEALPADGGTVALRVTADGADAAPHAVTLEVADTGCGVDAEALAKIFDPFFTTKGAGRGLGLAVAHGIVRAHHGTVLVESAPGRGTRMRVVLPATQRAPAAPPERAPRAPAPATGRGAILVIDDERGVREVARRALEAAGYEVLVAQDRAEALERLRAHAGRVSAVLLDLTLANESGETVYAALRELAPGVPVLATSGYAADHALRRLESQGIAGFVQKPFSAASLVETVQRALS; translated from the coding sequence ATGCTCCGCCGTCTTGCGCGCCTGCTCCGGGGCCGGGCCGTCCCGCCGCTGCCCGGGCTCCAGGCGATCCTCGAAGCCACGCCCAACCTGATCGGCATCTCGGTCGACGACCGGGTGGTGTACGCGAACGGCGCGAGTCAGAAGCTGCTCGGACTCGGCACGCGGCGCGAGCTGCTCGGCCGCTCGATCTACGGCTTCATCCACCCCGACGACCGGACGCGCGTGCAGGCCGCGATCGAGCAGATGCTCCGCACGGGTCTGTCGGTGCGCTTCTTCGAGGTGCGCTTCGTGGCGCAGGACGGCGAGGTGATCGACCTCGAAGTCTGGCTGGCGCCGATCCAGTACCGCGGCCAGCGCGCAATCCTGATGCACGGCCGCGACGAGCGCGCGCGCCGGCGCGCCGAGGCCGAGCTGCGCGAGAACGAGGCGCGCTACCGGCTGCTGGCCGAGAACTCCTGGGACATCGTGAGTGAGTACACCGCCGAGGGCAAGCTCGTGTGGGTGAGTCCGAGCATCGAGCGCGTGCTGGGCTACACGCCGCAGCAGTGGGCCCGGGAGATGGCGCTCGGCATCGAGCGACTGACTCACCCCGACGACCTGCCGCTGGCCGCGGCGCAGTTCGAGGACTGTCAGCTGCGCCCCACGGTCGAGCTCGTGCAGCGCGTCCGCCACGCCGACGGTGAGTGGCGCTGGCTCGAGACCCATGGCCAGAGCTTCACCTCGCCCGAGGGCCGCCGGCACATGGTCATGACCACGCGCGACGTGACCGAGGAGCGGCGCGCGGTCGACGCGCTGCGCGAGAGCGAGAAGCGTTTCCAGAGCCTCGCGCGCGCGGTACCGGTCGGGATCTTCCGCATCGACCACCGCGGCCGCCACGTGTATCTGAACGAGCGCTGGGCCGAGCTCACCGGCGTTCCGGTGGCGCAGGCGCTGGGCACGATCGGGAACGGCCCGCTCCACCCCGAAGACGCCGCGAAGATCATCGACCTCTCGCGCAAGGCGCTCGCGGAGGGCCGGCCGCTGGTGCTCGAGCAGCGCATCGTGCGGCCCGACGGAGAGGTGCGCTGGATCCTCAACCAGTCGCTGCCCGAGTTCCGTCCCGACGGCCGCTTCGCGGGCTGGGTCGGCACGCTCACTGATCTGTCGGAGAAGAAGGCCTCGGAGCGCGCGCTGGCCGAGAGCGAGGAGAGACTGCGCCTGGCGCTCGAGGGCGCCGACATGTGCACCTGGGAATGGGACGCCCCGGGGGCGACCGTGCGCTGGTCGCCGAACGCGGCGCGCATCTTCGGGCTGCCCGAGGGCCAGCCCATGCCGGGCTCGCCCGAGGGCGTGTTCGCGCTGGTCCACCCCGACGACCTGGAGGCCGCGCGCACGTTCGCGTTCGAGCGCACGCAGCAGGGTGAGACCTTCGACGTCGAGTTCCGCCTTTGCCCGCGCCCCGGCGGCGAGACGCGCTGGCTGCTCATGCGCGGCCACGGCATCGCCGGGCGCTCGGGCAGCGCGGTCGGTGTGGTCGCGGAAGTCACCCAGCGGCGTCGGCTCGCGGAGGAGCGCGGCGAGCTCGAGGCGCGCCTGCGCGAGTCACAGCGCCTTGAGAGCCTCGGGCTGCTCGCCGGCGGCGTGGCCCACGACTTCAACAACCTGCTGGTCGGGATATTGGGCAACTCCGAGCTCGCGCTGGAGCGCTCGATCTCCGATCCCGTCCTGCGCGAGTCACTCGAGGAGATCCAGCGCTCGGGCGAACGGGCCGCGGGGCTCGTGCGCCAGATCCTGGCCTTCGCCGGCCGCGAACGGATCGAGCTCGAGCCGCTCGACTTGCGCGGGCTGGTCGACGACACGCTCGCGCTGCTGCGTGCCTCGCTGCCCGCGCGCGCGAAGATCGACTGGCTTCCGCCCGCCGCGCCCGCCTGCGTGGAAGGCGACGCCACGCAGCTCCGGCAGGTGCTGATGAACCTCCTGACCAACGCCTGCGAAGCGTTGCCCGCCGATGGCGGGACGGTCGCGCTGCGAGTCACTGCGGACGGCGCGGACGCCGCTCCCCACGCCGTGACGCTCGAGGTCGCCGACACGGGCTGCGGCGTCGACGCAGAGGCGCTGGCGAAGATCTTCGACCCGTTCTTCACCACCAAGGGCGCCGGCCGCGGGCTCGGCCTGGCGGTGGCGCACGGCATCGTGCGCGCGCACCACGGGACCGTGCTGGTCGAGAGCGCGCCCGGCCGTGGCACGCGCATGCGGGTGGTGCTGCCGGCGACGCAGCGCGCACCCGCAGCCCCCCCGGAGCGCGCGCCGCGCGCGCCCGCGCCGGCGACAGGGCGCGGCGCGATCCTGGTGATCGACGACGAACGCGGGGTGCGCGAGGTCGCGCGCCGCGCGCTGGAGGCGGCAGGCTACGAGGTGCTCGTGGCCCAGGACCGCGCCGAGGCGCTCGAGAGACTCCGCGCGCACGCCGGCCGCGTTTCGGCAGTCCTGCTCGACCTGACCCTCGCCAACGAGTCCGGCGAGACGGTCTACGCGGCGCTGCGCGAGCTCGCCCCCGGCGTGCCGGTGCTCGCCACCAGCGGCTACGCCGCGGACCACGCGCTGCGCCGGCTCGAGTCACAGGGCATCGCGGGCTTCGTGCAGAAGCCGTTCAGCGCCGCGAGCCTGGTCGAGACGGTCCAGCGCGCGCTCAGCTGA